The Alkalibacter rhizosphaerae genomic sequence TCATATTCCTTCTGGAAGGAAGCAACGGCATCCGGATCGTGCAAAAGCATGTTTGCTGCAGCGTTTTCCTGGCTGCCTACGGACGTGGAGACCAGTGCGCTGACAGAAGGAGCAACGAACAAGGTCCGTTTAAAGACACCGTCTTTTACTTTCGGGTAGTAGTAGGGTTCGATGGAGCCGGTCATGTACAAGGGCAGCCATCGGCCGATGGCGGAAAGCAATTCGTCCAGATCCCGGTTGATGTTGTGGATGATCTTGATCTTGCATCCGAGGAGGATGACTTCCTGCAGCAGGCTTGCCCACTTGGCGGTAAAAGACAGGTCCTCCGTCAGCCAGCTCATGTTTTCATCGCTGTATAAAAGAAGAGGCACCGGTTTTTTGGTGTGGATCACTTGAGATAGAAATTCTATGACGGCATCTCTTTTCCCCTGGATGCCATAGTGGAATTGGATCGGTTCAGCATCGGGAACAACAGAAGCGGAGGAAGGACGTTTTGGATTTTGGTCGAAAGAAAAGGAAGAAAAGCGATGGAGAAAATGATCCATGTTTCCCGTTTTTCCAACCACATTTCCATCCAACCATTGAAGCAAGATCGATGACAGATCGTCCAGAGCAGGTTCGATTCCCCAGTCGGATCGAAGCGCTTCCTTGAGCGCATTGATCTGATATTCTTCTTTCAGATTCTTTGCAAAACAACCGGCCATCCGTTGAAGGTAGCCGGCACCGGAAACAGGTTTCCTGCTTCCGTTTTTCAAGCGGCTGATGTGGGAGGCGTCCAAGGAAGTGTGCTTCGCCAGTGTGCTGTTGGTCATGTTTGTCAAGGTCATCAAATATTGCAGTTTATCATGAAATTCCATAATATACATCGATCCCTTCCCGTGAAGTTCTTGTTTACATTTAACACTTAGTCACGGTTCGTGTCAAGAGAGTTTTCGGACTTCTCTTTGAGGTTTTTTTTCTTTCGCCATGGCAATTTGCTTTTTAAAGCTCTGCCGATGTATTTCTTAACGATCCTTTTCAGGGAGTCGAATTTTTCTTCCAATACTTCCTGGGTCTGTGGATCCAACTCCGGTTTTTTGTTTTTCAATTCCTTCCAGAGTCCGAGGGTATCTTTGGTAGCGTCCGGTTTCAAGGTCCCGTTGGATGCACCAAGCATGTCGAACAGTCCATCCAGGAGGATCCGGCGTTCTTCCAGGTCCATTTCTCCCACCCAGGATTGAATGATCTTTTCATTCATCTTGGAGAATTCACTCAGCTTGCCTTCCACAAATCCGTTTGGAGAGATCATCCAGCGAAAAGGATTGTGCTGGTCGAACATTTTTCCCTCCGAATCGACAACGATGGTTTTGCCGAGAAGGGGGAAGAACTTCCCGACGATGGTGTCTTCCGGCATGAAGTGAAGGATCCGGTCTTCCACTGGTTGAAAATCCTTTCGGTCCAATACGCTGAAGTTGAATCCCAAGCCGTCGAAACTGTAGATTTTTTGAAGTCGATCTTGATCGCCGGCACCGATTTTCGTGGCAGAGTAGACGGACAAGTGACCGCCTTTGGAATGACCGGCTAGGGCAAAGGTGCTGGATTCCATGGATAAGACCTTTTTCAGATAGATCTCTGCAGAATCTTGGGCAGGGATCTTTTCCTTGTAAAAGGTTTGGAAGTCTTCCTTCCAGCCTACCCATTTGTTGTCGGTCCCACGGTAGGTGACCACGAATCGGGGCGTTCGATGGAAAATATCATGTTCCAGAAGAAAAAATGTCAAGGCGGCAAATTGCTGGCTGTTGTCATAATCGATTTTTTCTTCAAAATAAGCCAAACCAACGGATCCGAACCGCGGAGAATCGGCGATCATGGACAGAAGATTCAATACATTTTTGTCGTAGGAGGAATTTGGCTGGTAGTCATTTCCCAGTTGCTGTTTTCGTTTTTGAAACAGGTTTGCGGCGTGATGAAGTGTGATGTAGCGATGGCTGTCGCCCGTCGTTCCCACGATTCCGTTCCAGTTGACATAGCTGATCATGGTAAAGACGGCTGCATCCAGTTCATTCATGGGGTCGTACTCGAATTTGATATCCTTGCGCCATTGCACATAATCCAATAGGTTCATTTGTTGTTCTCCTCACATTAGGAAGGTGTACCGTCCCATAGCCTCATTATCCCATGTCCTGAGGTTCTTGGCAATGGAGAACCGATCGGATCACTTCAATGTGAAAGTAGTATATCGAATGTCGTCGGTGTACCGGATACGAAGTCCGACTTCTTCAGCAATGTATTCCATGGTTTTGGGAGTATAAAAGGAAATGTGGGTGCGGTCTCGAATGTAGTGCCAACCGGCAAAGCTTTGGGGATCGTTTGGGTGAAAGTGGGTCATGACGGCCAGGATGCCGTCTCTATTCAACAAGCTTTTGAGGAGCCGAAAAGCGGTCAGTGGATCTTTCAAGTGTTCCACGACTTCCGTGCTGCTGACCAGATCGTATTTTTTATTTTCATAGGATCTCCAAGGGGAGTAATAGTAGTCATAGATATCCATCTTGTATCCGTAGTCACGCTCCAGCAATTGTGCCAGGACTGGTTCCGGGCCGCTGCCGAAATCAAATCCTCTTTTCTGGTCGGGTGCAAAGGGCAGGATTGCATTTTCAATGAAGGCTTTCAAAAAAGCAACATATCCAGGATCTTCCATGGAATTGTTGTGGCTGTTATAGATTTCAAGCTCGTCTGCTTTGGTCAGCAAGTCTTTTTCATCTTTGAAAATAAAATCGCAAAAGGCACAGTGATGATACGCTCCAAATTTTGTTTCTTGATATTTTACCGTGTTCGAGTTACATATTCTGCATCGTTGATCCATAAATTCTCCTTATCACGTTTTTGTTCTTTCCGGCATGTACAAACCGGCAAGTGAATAGTAGGGTCCATTATAGCACAGATCAATTGTTTGAATGATCAAAAAAAAGGTACAATTTAAGAAAGAACCGATTTTCTGTATTTTGGTGAAATCACCAATGGACAAGGTAAGCGACTATATGAATGGAGACCATGCTATGAAGATTTTATTTCTACCGATTCTCCAAATCCCAACAGGTCATCATGCTGTGGCCGACTCCCTGATTAGTTCTATCAAAAAGCGGCGGGACAATATCGAATGTTCCAAAGTGGATGTTTTTTCCTATGCCAATCCGTCCCTTGAAAAATTTCTACGATCCACCTATCTGCGCTGGATTCGACGTTTCCCCAACTCTTATGGTCGGATCTATTTGGACACCATGCATGCATCCCGCAGGGATAAAACCTTTGGGGTGCTGAAAATATTTGCAAAACACATGAAGCGGTTGCTGGAGGAAGAAAAGCCGGATCTGATCGTCTGCACATCCTCCATTCCCTCTCATATTTTGGAGATCCTGTTGGATACGGGTTACACAACAGCTCCCATCGTCAACGTGTATACTGATTTTTGGATGAACAACCTGTGGGGAATAACCTATGCAGACTATCATCTTGTAACGGACCAAACTTTTAAAGAAACGGTGTTGAAGGTTGGTCCCAAAGAACCTTCCAGGGTATATGTTACAGGAATACCAGTGGATGAACGCTATATGGAACCAAAACCTGTGGAGCAGAACAAGCTGCAGCCGGAGATCTTGGTTTCCGGAGGGAGCATGGGGCTGGTTGGCGCCAAAAAAGTGGTCCAGCAGATCGAATCCATGAGCGGTCATGGATATTCCGTTACGGCCCTTTGTGGAAGAAATAAAAAACTGTACGAAAACATCAGCCATTCCAATACGGATGTGAAACCCATACCCTACATTCATTCCAGTGAAGCCATGAACCGGCTCTATGACCGATGCGGCGCCATCATCACCAAACCCGGCGGGGTGACCATGAGCGAATGCCTCCACAAACGGTTGCCTGCTTTTATTCACGGAGAACTGCCGGGACAGGAAGAGGTCAATAAAAACTATTTGATGGAACGTGGACTGGTCCATTCTTTAGACTGGAACCAGCCACTGATTCAACAGCTGGACCGGTTTTTTCTGGATGACGAAGAGGTTCAGGCCTGGCGCAAACGAGTGGATGAGTATCTGGCAGAAATTGAAATGCCTTATTGGGAAGCCATGTTGAAGATCATCGATGAAGTGGAAAAAGGATAATGGAGGACGTTGCCTTGAATTGGATCAAGTGGACTGTCGGATTGATTGCAGGTGCGTTTGTCATCTACGATTTACTCCCGGATCTCTTGGCTCATCGACTGGGGATCGGCGCCTGGAAACGGCACTATGGTGCAGGAGTCGTCTTGACCTTTGATGATGGACCGGATCCCCGATACACGCCGGATTTTCTGGATTTTCTCCAAGAAAGATCCATCCCGGCTTGTTTTTTTGTGGTGGCGAAAGACGGACTGGAGCATAAGAATATCCTGCTTCGAATGAAGGAAGAAGGGCATCAGATCGGTTGCCACGGATGGATGCACCGGCATGGATGGTCCCGGTCCCCCTGGAAAACCTGGAGAGAATGGACACGAGCTGTAGAGGCACTGGAAAAGATCCTGGACCAGGAGATCCTTTATGTGCGGGCGCCGTGGGGTGCAGTCAATCTGGCACTGATGGTATGGTGCAAGGCAAAGGGAAAGCATCTCATTGGCTGGACCGCCAAGGGTTGGGACTGGAAAAACAAACGTCGCCCGGAAGAAATCGTTTCCGATCTTTTAAAAAAGGCAGATCATGGCACCATCCTCCTCCTTCACGATGGTGGAGGGGAAGCCGGTGCGC encodes the following:
- a CDS encoding Mbeg1-like protein; translated protein: MNLLDYVQWRKDIKFEYDPMNELDAAVFTMISYVNWNGIVGTTGDSHRYITLHHAANLFQKRKQQLGNDYQPNSSYDKNVLNLLSMIADSPRFGSVGLAYFEEKIDYDNSQQFAALTFFLLEHDIFHRTPRFVVTYRGTDNKWVGWKEDFQTFYKEKIPAQDSAEIYLKKVLSMESSTFALAGHSKGGHLSVYSATKIGAGDQDRLQKIYSFDGLGFNFSVLDRKDFQPVEDRILHFMPEDTIVGKFFPLLGKTIVVDSEGKMFDQHNPFRWMISPNGFVEGKLSEFSKMNEKIIQSWVGEMDLEERRILLDGLFDMLGASNGTLKPDATKDTLGLWKELKNKKPELDPQTQEVLEEKFDSLKRIVKKYIGRALKSKLPWRKKKNLKEKSENSLDTNRD
- a CDS encoding class I SAM-dependent methyltransferase is translated as MLTKADELEIYNSHNNSMEDPGYVAFLKAFIENAILPFAPDQKRGFDFGSGPEPVLAQLLERDYGYKMDIYDYYYSPWRSYENKKYDLVSSTEVVEHLKDPLTAFRLLKSLLNRDGILAVMTHFHPNDPQSFAGWHYIRDRTHISFYTPKTMEYIAEEVGLRIRYTDDIRYTTFTLK
- a CDS encoding MGDG synthase family glycosyltransferase yields the protein MKILFLPILQIPTGHHAVADSLISSIKKRRDNIECSKVDVFSYANPSLEKFLRSTYLRWIRRFPNSYGRIYLDTMHASRRDKTFGVLKIFAKHMKRLLEEEKPDLIVCTSSIPSHILEILLDTGYTTAPIVNVYTDFWMNNLWGITYADYHLVTDQTFKETVLKVGPKEPSRVYVTGIPVDERYMEPKPVEQNKLQPEILVSGGSMGLVGAKKVVQQIESMSGHGYSVTALCGRNKKLYENISHSNTDVKPIPYIHSSEAMNRLYDRCGAIITKPGGVTMSECLHKRLPAFIHGELPGQEEVNKNYLMERGLVHSLDWNQPLIQQLDRFFLDDEEVQAWRKRVDEYLAEIEMPYWEAMLKIIDEVEKG